A genomic segment from Bradyrhizobium sp. CB1015 encodes:
- a CDS encoding MBL fold metallo-hydrolase, whose translation MSDNDDVPFNRNFPLKPGIVEEVRPGVRRVLCNNPSPFTFTGTVSYIVGKGNVAIIDPGPDNAAHAAALLDAVRGETVTHIFVTHTHRDHSPNTARIKQATAAPVYAEGPHRASRPRFESEKHNPESGADRDFAPDVSLAHGDVVEGDGWRLEAVATPGHTANHLAFAWPERKFNFVGDHVMGWSTSIVAPPDGSMIDYMDSLDRLAAREEDLYFSGHGPEIPEGQRFVRFLIRHRKAREASILHRLAKGETDIPTMVRAIYIGIDPRLTTAAGYSVLAHLEDLVARGVVATDGDPVIGGTYRMA comes from the coding sequence ATGTCCGACAACGACGACGTCCCGTTCAACCGCAACTTTCCGTTGAAGCCCGGCATCGTCGAGGAGGTCCGCCCCGGCGTGCGGCGCGTGCTCTGCAACAATCCGAGCCCGTTCACCTTCACGGGCACGGTCAGCTACATCGTCGGCAAGGGCAATGTCGCGATCATCGATCCCGGTCCGGATAATGCGGCGCATGCGGCGGCGCTGCTCGATGCGGTGCGCGGCGAGACGGTGACGCACATCTTCGTCACCCACACTCATCGCGATCATTCGCCGAACACCGCGCGCATCAAGCAGGCGACAGCTGCGCCGGTCTATGCCGAAGGTCCGCACCGCGCCTCGCGCCCGCGGTTCGAGAGCGAGAAGCACAATCCGGAATCCGGCGCCGACCGCGATTTTGCCCCGGACGTCAGCCTCGCGCACGGCGACGTGGTGGAAGGCGACGGCTGGCGGCTCGAGGCCGTGGCGACGCCCGGCCACACCGCCAATCATCTGGCATTCGCCTGGCCCGAGCGGAAGTTCAATTTCGTCGGCGACCACGTGATGGGCTGGTCGACCTCGATCGTGGCGCCGCCCGACGGCTCGATGATCGACTACATGGACTCGCTCGACCGGCTCGCGGCCCGCGAGGAGGACCTCTATTTCTCGGGCCACGGCCCCGAGATTCCCGAGGGCCAGCGCTTCGTGCGCTTCCTGATCCGTCACCGCAAGGCGCGCGAGGCCTCGATCCTGCACCGCCTCGCCAAGGGTGAGACCGATATCCCGACCATGGTCCGAGCGATCTATATCGGCATCGATCCGCGCCTGACGACGGCGGCCGGCTATTCCGTTCTGGCGCATCTCGAAGACCTGGTCGCGCGCGGCGTGGTGGCGACGGATGGCGATCCCGTGATCGGCGGGACCTATCGGATGGCTTGA